The Mustelus asterias unplaced genomic scaffold, sMusAst1.hap1.1 HAP1_SCAFFOLD_2489, whole genome shotgun sequence genome includes a window with the following:
- the LOC144489744 gene encoding calmodulin-binding transcription activator 1-like gives ASSDSFEERIIAVCETMMSRTCWLHSERLIHGISFRGMTLLHLAAAQGYARLIETLIKWRMVNVESLDLEQEVDPLNVDHFSCTPLMWACALGHVEAAVTLYGWNSQALAIPDSLGRLPLHVARSRGHVRLAMCLEELQRRDGQVQGSNSLRTRLADVDGTDSSWQLWIANSPEAGKASSPLSMSPDTGLSTVSSNLSPSSLSEGSGPLSVTSAYSSSSVHRDTPVTSPELCSTADRDVAMEICESQRQPAPPSAPRDHGRTALGMENSASAESRDKASNLWYLREDSEPRRARNGSSALHCSTAESHFFLDYEATLVTNSTRQFSLAKGRDSMETELLRFSENVENEEFLPSVDVLQVDMITLAEQIIDATPERIKQEDFNTVETALKERQDNATISNTMSWLASYLENVDQLPNFSQHRSACSQPLTPPPNPCLSPVSSPLSDITFEKVDTPTNTDWSDFLNASANGKMESEFALLTLSDHEQRELYEAARIIQTAFRKYKGRRLKEQQEIAAAVIQRCYRKYKQVKNAPGTRAWDPVQTLTW, from the exons GCATCTTCCGACTCGTTTGAGGAACGGATTATCGCAGTCTGTGAAACTATGATGTCCCGGACGTGTTGGCTTCACTCCGAGCGCCTGATTCACGGGATCAGTTTCCGTGGGATGACCCTCCTGCACCTCGCTGCGGCACAGGGATACGCACGGCTCATTGAGACCCTCATCAAATGGAG GATGGTCAATGTCGAGAGTCTGGATTTGGAACAGGAAGTGGACCCTCTGAATGTGGATCACTTTTCCTGTACCCCTCTG ATGTGGGCCTGTGCATTGGGACATGTTGAAGCAGCAGTTACCCTGTACGGGTGGAATAGCCAAGCTCTCGCCATCCCGGACTCATTGGGACGCCTCCCTCTGCACGTGGCGCGTTCCCGTGGCCACGTACGGCTGGCCATGTGTCTGGAGGAACTACAGAGACGGGACGGTCAGGTCCAGGGCAGCAACTCACTGAGGACCAGGCTTGCGGACGTCGACGGAACGGACAGCAGCTGGCAGCTGTGGATCGCCAACAGCCCCGAAGCTGGCAAAGCCTCTTCACCCTTGTCCATGAGCCCAGATACAG GTCTGAGCACCGTCAGCAGTAACTTGTCCCCCTCCTCACTGTCTGAAGGGTCGGGACCCCTGTCGGTGACCTCCGCGTACTCCAGCAGTTCTGTACACAGAGACACTCCGGTAACCAGCCCTGAACTCTGCTCCACCGCCGACAGAGACGTTGCGATGGAAATCTGCGAGTCTCAGCGACAGCCCGCTCCCCCCAGCGCACCCCGGGATCACGGCAGGACAGCCCTTGGCATGGAGAACTCTGCTTCTGCAGAGAGCAGGGACAAAGCCAGTAACCTGTGGTATCTGCGTGAGGATAGTGAACCTCGGAGAGCCAGGAACGGCAGCTCGGCACTCCACTGCAGCACCGCAGAATCACACTTCTTCCTGGACTATGAGGCCACTCTGGTGACCAATAGCACCAGGCAGTTTTCCCTGGCCAAAGGCAGAGACTCCATGGAGACGGAGCTGCTGCGTTTCAGTGAGAATGTGGAGAATGAAGAGTTCCTGCCCTCTGTCGATGTGTTACAG GTGGATATGATAACCTTGGCGGAACAGATTATTGATGCCACACCTGAGAGAATTAAACAGGAAGACTTTAACACGGTCGAGACGGCTCTGAAAGAGAGACAGGACAATGCAACCATCAGCAACACCATGAGCTGGCTCGCAAGTTACCTGGAGAATGTGGACCAGCTGCCAAACTTCTCCCAGCACAG GTCAGCGTGTAGTCAGCCTCTGACTCCTCCACCAAACCCCTGCCTCAGTCCCGTCAGCTCTCCCCTCAGCGATATCACCTTCGAGAAAGTGGACACTCCCACCAACACCGACTGGTCAGATTTCCTAAACGCCTCGGCCAATGGGAAGATGGAGAGTGAGTTTGCCCTGCTGACCCTGTCGGACCACGAGCAGCGGGAGCTGTACGAGGCGGCGCGGATCATTCAGACTGCGTTCCGCAAATACAAG GGTCGGAGACTGAAGGAACAGCAGGAGATTGCTGCCGCTGTGATCCAGCGCTGTTACCGCAAGTACAAACAGGTAAAGAATGCTCCTGGCACGCGGGCGTGGGACCCAGTTCAGACGCTGACCTGG